From the Lathyrus oleraceus cultivar Zhongwan6 chromosome 4, CAAS_Psat_ZW6_1.0, whole genome shotgun sequence genome, one window contains:
- the LOC127137905 gene encoding uncharacterized protein LOC127137905, with amino-acid sequence MAAQSSQFQEETRSNLRNTGASIKNLEVQMSHIAQQLAGSQTSGALPSATVTNPREHNNVSVVTTRSGKSKEAPEKDDDQEDQLLKVELEIKENEVVTKEVVVPKLMVKEKVSESKPVVKLPFPTRNKKKEQHDKSFEKFLEMFKKLEINIPFLEALEQMRSYAKFMKDIISKKRSTDTDPIVLTETCRAILQGMKIPMKKKDRGSITIPCTIGDMSFKKALIDLGASVSLMPLSIYKRLGIGKV; translated from the coding sequence atgGCAGCTCAAAGTTCACAATTTCAAGAGGAGACTAGAAGTAATCTGAGAAACACTGGTGCATCAATAAAAAATCTGGAAGTGCAAATGAGTCATATTGCTCAACAACTCGCGGGTTCGCAAACATCGGGTGCATTACCGAGTGCTACAGTTACAAATCCAcgagagcataataatgtgagtgttGTAACCACAAGAAGTGGTAAATCGAAAGAAGCCCCTGAGAAAGATGATGACCAAGAAGACCAATTGCTTAAAGTTGAgttggaaataaaagaaaatgaggttgtGACTAAAGAGGTGGTAGTGCCTAAACTGATGGTTAAAGAAAAAGTTAGTGAATCAAAGCCGGTTGTCAAACTCCCTTTCCccacaagaaataagaagaaagagCAACATGATAAGAGCTTCGAGAAATTCTTGGAGATGTTCAAAAAGCTTGAGATTAACATTCCGTTCTTGGAGGCACTTGAACAAATGCGCTCTTATGCCAAATTTATGAAGGACATTATTTCAAAAAAGAGGAGCACCGACACTGACCCTATTGTACTAACCGAAACTTGTAGAGCaattttgcagggtatgaagattccaaTGAAGAAGAAAGATCGAGGCTCGATAACTATCCCTTGCACTATCGGGGATATGTCTTTCAAAAAGGCCCTTATAGACTTGGGGGCAAGTGTGAGTCTCATGccgttatccatttacaagaggTTAGGGATTGGAAAAGTGTAA